Part of the Impatiens glandulifera chromosome 8, dImpGla2.1, whole genome shotgun sequence genome is shown below.
agaaatgaagatgagGCCTTACCTTCAACAACTACCAGAGCTTTGGTGACCTCCGTGGAACCGATAGCTCTAGTACCTATCAAGACAACCGAACAATTCAGCGATGATGCAATGGCTATGCTTACAAGGAAgtttggaaaattcatgaagaagaatcaacccaACAACTCCTATAAATACAACTATTCAAACGGTAATAAAGCTAACATtcgttgttttaattgtgatgcTTTAGGTCACTACAGGTCAGAGTGCCGAAagccaagaagagacgatagaaagtCAACCGATCAAAACCAAAGAGAAGatcatcaatcaaataatcaaaataaagagATCCAAAAGGCATTTCTAGAAGATGACAGCGAAAGTAAGTGGACTCAAAGCGATTCGGACAGTTACGATGAAGGAATCagatgtctcatggcaaacgagaaagaggtatttgactttgccTCTAAGGAGTTCACCCAAGAAGATCTGattactacactcaatgacatggtcattgagtatagGAATCTGTCTAATCTTTTACCAACCCAACTAAATAATCAAACTAGCAGAAcaattgaactatcctctaagaatgagaagctcaaggagacaatTCAATTGTTGACTGAAGAAAACGAAAGAAAACAATATTTGATTGCTGCATGGACAAAATCTAGAGATTATGTGAGACAAATGAATAGTCATCAAAGACCTCCTAACTACAAGTTCATTCTAGGCTACGACAACAGAAGTCTAGATAAGCCATGCAAAGAGTTGAAACTTAGTAAAGACAAGCTTCCATTTATAACCTTTGTCAAGAGTACATCAACTAACAGTGAAGCATGTCATGATTCAATTAAACCGACAAAAGAACTAAAGTATGTGGGACCAACCGATAAGTCACGATGACTTagtcctgagagaaggaaagtcaactaTTCGGTTATGCGAGTTCACAACAAAAGGTCAGAAAAGGTTCATCAAAAATCATCATTGCAATACAATGAGGCATTCAAAGAAagacagagagatgtcaagcctgATGCATATAGAATCATTAAGACTAACATCGGGAGATTCATTCGAATAATTTGAGTATGGatccctaagggactaattaaccatggatccaattaaatgtgggtaccaaaaggtgTAAATAGTTATATTTCGTAGGATAAACAAATTAAACTATTGGAAGACTCAGAATGATACTTGAACAACGGATGTTCAATGCACATGATAggaaataaaaaactattaacCGATATTGTGAAGGAGTCTGGTTCAAAGATAATTTTCGGCGACAACACTAAGGGTAAggctgtgggcaagggtaagattgtccatgacaACCTAACTATAAATAATATCCTACTCATTGAAAACCTGTATTATAACATGcttagtataagtcaaatgtgtgacatatgatacacggttgaatttcataaacaagcATGCTTAGTTAATATCAACAGGGAAGTACCTTGTTGACAGGGCATAGGATATAAAATATCTACAAAGTAAATTGGAAGAGTAAATGTCCTAATTTTGTTTGTATGAttgctaaaaatgatcaaaactggttgtggcataaaagactatatcatttgaattttaaaacaatcaacTATATGTGTACTAGAGAGTTAGTTCAAGGTATTCCTAATATGaagttctaaaaaaaaaagtatattcgGCTTGCCAAATTGGAATATTCAAAATCTAATCaaatttcaaaagtaaaggaaatattcaatctaataGATGCTTATATCTTttacacatggatttatttggaccaattagtGTAACCAACTTAGGAGGAATGAACTACActttagtaattattgatgattattctagatttacttgggttattttcttagtCTTCAAAGATCAAGCAACCCCAAATCTGATTTAAATGGTTAAAAGagtgcaaaatgaaaaatctacaCGTATtaataaaatcagaagtgatagaggcaATGAATATACTAATAGAGTTTTAACATCTTATCTTGAcgaatctggtattagacacgagttgtctagtgctagaactcctcaacaaaatggactaGCTGAGAGGAGAAACAGAGCCTTCAAGGAAGCTGCCAtatccatgatagccgattcaaGTGTTGCTAAGAAactttgggcagaagctatcaATATAGCATGCCATACTCAAAATTGGTCCATGATAaacaaacattttaataaaatgccTTTTGAGGTttaccatgacaaagttcctaatatccggtattttaggatctttggctgtaagtgttatatCCACAATAATGACAAGAactatttgaccgcttttgatgccaaaTCTGATGTTGatattatgttaggatattctgcagttagtaaagcatatagagtttataataatagaattctcactattgaagaatcatctcgtgttgtatttgatgaatttgTCAAAAGTAACACATCAATAGCCATTTATTTAtctaacagattggaaaatatcaatattcaatgtgatagtgaagatgaagttcaAGTCTACCAAAGATTTGTTTATGATCAACCGGTTGATAACGCTGAAGTTCAACATGATTAAGTTGTTCCACAACAAGTAGTTGACACCTCAGATAATGCCGAGGAAACCGGTCGGTTTGACACTGTTCAGCCTAACGGTCAGTCAAATCTTGATCAAATAATCGGTCAGTCAGAAAGCATTTCAGGACAGAACATTAAATGGAATAAAGATCATCCTCCTAAGCTAATTATAGGTAACCCCTTTACACTCATCAGAACTAGGCATCATCTgttagaagaatatgaaaactctatatttatttcacatatttaacctaaataggtggatgaagcattgctcGATCCTAATTGGATTCTAGcgatgcaagaggaactaaaccagtttgagagaaacAAAGTTTGGCATATAGTTCCAAGACCAGCCAATCAATCTGTCATTGGAACTAGATTGGTCTTtctaaataaactcaatgaaaacggtttggttacgaggaacaaggctagaCTAGTGGCCCAATGATACAAACAGGGAGAatgtattgattttgaagaatcatttgctcctgt
Proteins encoded:
- the LOC124913108 gene encoding uncharacterized protein LOC124913108, which encodes MRPEEIIKEFGDRFTNILNELSLFGKTYDNKETIVKSLRVLPSAWDVKTMVMRESRGFHNMKLHDVFEDLKSYEFEMNSRNEDEALPSTTTRALVTSVEPIALVPIKTTEQFSDDAMAMLTRKFGKFMKKNQPNNSYKYNYSNGNKANIRCFNCDALGHYRSECRKPRRDDRKSTDQNQREDHQSNNQNKEIQKAFLEDDSESKWTQSDSDSYDEGIRCLMANEKEVFDFASKEFTQEDLITTLNDMVIEYRNLSNLLPTQLNNQTSRTIELSSKNEKLKETIQLLTEENERKQYLIAAWTKSRDYVRQMNSHQRPPNYKFILGYDNRSLDKPCKELKLSKDKLPFITFVKSTSTNSEACHDSIKPTKELKYVGPTDKSR